The Pyrus communis chromosome 8, drPyrComm1.1, whole genome shotgun sequence region AGGTTAGAGAATTTTGGCCGTCAGATGGGGGTCTTATCGACGGTAGTGGACGCTTGTGTAGCCATCCGCGCAGTGAGTAAATGACCAATGCGGAGcaaggtttttgttttgtttttgttcgagTGGTGTGTTATTCACACGCatctttttacttttcaaaCACTTTGACATTACTCTCAATTTCTAATCATCAGATctaatgaattgaaaaaaatcaaaagacataaattaacaaaaggtgcacaaaaaataaaatttgaggcGTGGATAGTACCCTccttttgttcttggttttttgttttcttatttttggtgATTAAAAAGTGGCACATATTAATATTGGTGGATCCATGTTTCCTTTTTTCAATTTCCCGCTGCAATTCTGGTTAgctatttcaaattttggagaaTGTGAAATTTGTTTTTAGAGGTTGTTAAACAAATTTTATGAGTCaattagtactacagtttaacGGTATtactctttacttgtaagtgagaagtcttaaattcgattctcTTCAAATGTCAATTATTACTAAAATTTAACGCCATAATGTTGTACTACATCAACTATGATGTAATGTTGTATTACATAAACGAAAGCACGCCATGCTTATGCAATTTGGGATTTTATTCAATTTGGGATTAAAGAGATACTAGTTCTGTTAttaaaaattattcaatttggaattttattttttaaattgatgtaaaaataaatttacatattgaattAAATTTGTGAAGGTATATTAAATagtaaatttgaatttaaagagatattaattttttaattaaaaataatatgaatgtAAAGAATAAGTTGGGcgtataaataaattacaaatgttcaaataaaatttccgaAAGAATTAACCATCACCATCTTCCCCACGGAGGAATGtgttttttgaatatttaacaaaaaaacaaaaaaaaagaatatgtttTTTGAAACCCAGGCAGCCATTATGacaccaacaacaaaaaaacccaGCCTTTACACCAACATGAAAAAAAACCCAGCCAGCTTTCGATCTCGTTGCCACCTTCAATTTCTTTCGAATTCAGAAACCAATTAAAGCCTCCAAATTACAGAATCGATGATCACTCGCTTAGCCAGCAAGCTGCGATTTCATGCTTTACAGGGAAATCGGTGttgctctttctctctctctcacagctTCTAATCCATTGAAACTAAAAACCCAGATGAGCTTTCTCCCATTCTGGTTCGATCTGCCACCACAGGTGTATGAACAAGAATGGCGCGACGTGGTTTCGATTCGGCACCGCTGGTTTTGTGTTTGAATCTGCTTGATGTTGATTGGAGGTggggagggagaaagagagagtgcaGTAATTCCTGCGATGCGCTGGAGCGAACGTTACCATGAACCTGACTAATAATACAACGACTTGaatagagaaattttatttgaatttatatAACTTCATTATAAatccaacttaaattttaaatattaattagtttttttaattctattacataattattgttaaatacaagatgaaattaataataaaactaaaagttaTCAATAAATTCATACTCAATAATCAAACTCTACTGTCACTCAATCTTTATCTTATGTCTATTTTGACTAATGAatgataattttgaagtttcGAATCCTTCAACTAAAATATAAATCGCTTTATGCacgtttttttttcatttgattttaattttttttagagtttaaaAGTATATTGCTTGCAAAGAAGGTCTTTGTTAACCCGTGAATAAATTTCTCTGTAGGACTCATAACTCTTCCAAAAGGCATTGGGAATTCAATACTGCCACCAACTGaaacataaaaataatgaaGCTAAAACGCTAGTAAATAGCTTGGCATATGCATAAGAAAAACAGACAAGGTAAAAACAACTGGAGTGAAGAAATGTACTTTTCAAAGTTCTTGAAAGCAACAGTGTCATCCATCAACCAATGCGAAAGGATTCATCTCCAAAAGTGAAGTCCAAATCCGGAACATAGTGATAATTAGCAAAATTGTTCTTACTTCTAACAACTTAAAATACAACAAATACGACTTTGATAAAGTCCTTGCGTGGCATTAAAACAGAAGAAGATTGGGACATTGATGATAACGATTATCATCCATCCTATACAGATGAGAACAATGTATATCATTGTGACTATATTTTCGACTCTAGCgataaaaaaagagaagaggatCACCATCCTGCATGGGCACGAGAAGAGGATCACCATCCTACATGGGCACTTTCTTCCGAGAAATATGGAGTAGTAGGTTTGCACACTTAAGAATTagatatgaaaataatttcaaaaacagAGTTGTCTCCAACTGATTTTGGGTTTATTTTCTAAAttggtgtaaagataaatttatatattgaaTTGGGTTCGTGAGGGTAGTTTAGATAGatatttgggtttaaagagatattgatagtttaattgaaattaatatggatgtagagagtaagttgggtgtagaaaaaGATTATatggatttaaataaaaaatttctttgaagAGGATAAGTAGTCAAGTGTAGGGTGTATTAAATTAGCCGGTGCAAACTAATTATCCATGGCTATTTAACACATAAAATACCAAACAACTGGGCCGTATTTTTTATACGAGCTGCCAAACGAAACCTTTGGCACCCATTTGTCAAGTTCATTCTTATGCCTTAATTAGGGCAGTGTTGAGTTATGCATAGTTTGAGTCCATGTTATGTGGTAGCTTGATATAACATGTGGGatatttcttttctgtttcCTACTGTCTCCCTCCTTTCTTCCACCGTTTTTCAGCCCTTCATTTATACACAGTCTCTCCATCGCAAAGAAAAAAACGAAATAATTATCAAAGAACATTTTTTATATACGTGAGATGTTCCACAAGTTTATGACATTATAAACCGCATATCAGCAGGTTGTTGAGTTTGTAccccaaaaacaatttttgttctacTTTTGGGAAGAGGGTCCTCTCTGGACACATTTTGTGGAGATCTTAAGAATCTTCATATTATAGCCGTGCATCGTACTTTGTGTGAccaattttcgttaggtactatttgtgtttaattttaaataaaaaaaatcaaatgattttttaccACATAATACACAATGTATGGCTAAGATGTGAGAATCCCTAGAGTTCCCACAATTTGGATCCAGGATCCAAATCCCTACTTTTGTAACGGAACTAACTCAACCCATTTCACATGAATTGGTCAGACCAGTTGACCCATTAAAAATGCCCACCCATAAGTGACTATTaactaaggaaaactaatgaaaatgatttgaaaagttttagttttaataaaaaatcatgttataagttttgtttaataatTAGTATAAGGCCCATCTTAAAGTATTCCAACTAAAAATGGcccaactataataaattatgatttatcGATTTTACTcctaacttttttaggttgagttccagatttttgtcgttaatggagttcatcgttgttttgcagacattcttctttttctttgagacaaaaatatagatcctcatgctattttatttatattttgtattatttcatTGAAATGTGATCGTCGTTATTATTCATAATGTATTTGAGgtactgtttttcaatttttcatcgttagtggagttcatcgtttgtttctccagaaaataaatttgagatctgcatgctattcaataataacgacgggtcactgtttctggattgTAAAAATAAACTATTTCTATATTTTAAGTAACACTGTTTCTGGATCTAAGTTACTGTTTCTGGATCCAAATGAAATAGACACActgtttcttaaatgtaagctagtggaatctaagtcactgtttctggatccaaatgaaatagacacactgtttcttaaatgtaagctagtggaatctaagtcactgtttctggatccaaatgaaatagacacactgtttcttaaatgtaagctagaaaagaaatagtgaaattcactgtatttggattcaaagcaaaataagcaccatgttttttaaatataatcaactgatgcatgaaagaaaagaaatagttaAAGGTTAAAACATAGACCGTTTTCTGGAACTAaatcactgtttctggaatttaagtcactatttctgaaatttaagtcactgtttctgaaatttaagtcactgtttctggattttaGTTCTTTTCTGTCCAGATATCGTGTTTGTTTGTGCACAGACAAAACAAACACtgtctctaattttttttttctagaaacaATGTTATGTTTTGGATTATCCAGAaacatttttatgttttggttcttttttttttcccaaacaCTTTTTCGCTAGTTTCTGCCATTAAACTTCTTTAAACTTGTTTCAATGGCTTTGTTTCGATGAATGCTtcatttttcaactttgatttggttgttttttaaaTGGTGGAATTCGATTTGATAGGAAGATATGAAGTTATTATGGCGGTTTCGTGCTGGGTTGAGGTTGGTGAAGAGTGAAGACAATGTCAAATCATTTAGGGATATTTACGAAAGTGTAGATTTGTAGTGGGTTGGGCTTGTAAGTTTGACCCGTAGACAAtaattttggatgatttttttattaaactttaaaTCCTTTTagttaaataacattttaagatGATTTGTGGTTAAATATTTACTgattcaaacccttttcattgaAGTTCCTGTTAACTACCCCCAAAAGTTAAATTTTATTCACTTTGAGTCCGCCAATAAAAAGGAGCCTCGATTTTCCAGCTGGGTGGCAAGTCGGAAGACCCAccacataaaacaaagggcctatcAGTCTTTTCCCAACCCTGACCTACACGCGTCAAGCCATGATAGGACAGACCAACCTTCTCCTTGCCCGTTGTCACGCATGACACGCCCACCATGATGATATTTAGAGAGGGAGTGGGGAAGTAGGTGAAGGAGAAGCCACAACAACCACCACCGTCTCGGCAGCAAAAGCCGTTCAAAGCACACACCAAACGCCAGAGAGCAATCAGTCCTCCATTTTCTGCCATAGTCGCAGCAACTCAGCTCGTTTTCGTTTGGGGATAGATTTTTCTGCAACCGCAATGGTCGGTATCTCCCTGCTGCTTCTCTTTCCCTGCGCATTgctttttgtataattttatttatttattattgtttctCTTATTTCGGCTGTTTAATGGGTTTTGGGTTATGATCTCTGATCGCTGCGTTATCATCTGTGATGGGTTTTGGATGCACTTGTTTGAATCGATTGTTATCGATCATCGGATCtgaatttgggttttgttttgatttttgtgtCATTTAGTTGTCAGTAGACGAAGATACTAGCTTTGATcacatacatataaatatagtcCTCATCTTTTGAGTTCtgggtatttttatttttggttctttgtggtgggtttgtgttttttttttcttttcatatatatatttggtgtTTTGCTATCGGTCCGGTCATGTTTATTGTGAAATTTGAACATAGTTGCGTTGCATCATTTCTGTTAGTCTAACAGTTGATGTGGGTGTATTTTTAGATGCATGGAGATTTAAATCTGATTAGAAAGCTGTTTTAGATTATCACAATGTCAACTCACCGGCATTTGGTATTCTGTTAATTGATCGAGAGTTGGTTTTCGGTACTGGAATAATATCAACCAGCTGATCACTGATCGGAACTAATTTGTGTGATCCCATCTGATTCCTTACGAATATTGCGATGCTGAATTAGATCTTAATCTTGCAAGTTTAGCACTAGTGCACACTGTATGGAAATCGGGATCGGGCAGTGTGTAACTTGGACGCATCACAGAGAGTCTGTAATCTAGAACTGAAGCTTAACTAAATAAGAAACGTACCTCAAGTAGCCTTGTTCCTTTTTTATTCATTCGTTATGCTGAGCATTCCTGGTTTCAGACTGCTGGTCTATTCCTGTTTAGTTTAGATATCTAATCTCTAGGCCAACCTGCATAGTACAGGCTTAAATCGAAGGGATTCAAGTTGAATGCTGTATCATTACGTACTACTCTTTAAGAAATTGGGTGAGATAGAACCTGTagaatgagagagaaaaaagaagaggaaggatGGGAGGGCTGACCAACCCTCAAGGAATGGAAATGAAATGAATCTATGGAATAGTCTCTTAAGATCTCCATCGAAGGTTTTATAACGATCATTGCATCCAAGTTGCATTCCTTTTATGACCAGCAAACTTGCAACCTTTATGGcccatttgataaccatttcggttttttttatttttagttttcatttttttgtgcTAATGTAGAGGGAGAGTATATGGGAGAAATGAGGAATGGAAAGGATGAAGGGAGGTGGTGGGAGGGGTGACGGGAGAAATGAAGGAGATTATATGAAAACAAAGACTTGAAAGTgaaaacaacttcaaaattgttttcagttttcattttgtgtgtCGTTCCATACACATCCCTTTCACATTTGTATCCCTCGTTCACCCTTGTtcattccttctctctctctcacttacTTTTCCTCTATCTAATTTTAGATATTATTAATTGTTTTCTTGAGAATTTTTGAGCTTATTGTTTGGCCGAGTAGGACAGTGAATACATATTTATTGTTTCAAAACTAGTGCGTGTTGGTTTTGTGGACATAAATTGGGTAAGAATAACATCTATCTTCTGTTTCATCCGATGAACAGGCTAACGCAGCGTCCGGTTTTGCTGTGGATGATGACTGCAAGCTGAAGTTTCTGGAATTGAAGGCAAAGAGAACATATCGCTTCATAGTGTTCAAGATTGAcgagaagaaaaatgaggtgATTGTGGAGAAACTCGGTGAGCCAGCTGAAAGCTACGAAGACTTTACTGCAAACCTTCCTGATAATGAATGCAGATATGCTGTCTATGATTTTGACTTTGTGACTGCAGAGAATTGTCAGAAAAGCAGGATTTTCTTCATCGGATGGTAATATTATAACCTAAAAACGCGTCTCTCTTTTTTTCGTGTCATTTCTGCTTATGTTCTTTGCTGTTTTCATAGGTCTCCCGACACAGCAAGggtgagaaacaagatgatttATGCAAGCTCCAAGGACAGGTTCAAGAGAGAATTGGATGGCATACAAGTTGAGCTGCAGGCTACTGATCCGACTGAGATAGGCCTCGATGTTATCAAAAGTCGTGCAAACTAAGAAGCCTGGTCTCTGTTATGGCCATTTTTCTCAAGCtctgttttactttttaagtggAATGTTAATAGTTTGTGGGGTTGTGAACCTGACTGGATTGTAATACTCGGTTTGAAATTTATAGTACTGTGTTTTCTTCGACTAGAACGAGTCCTGCAATCTCGGTTTGTAGACGGAGATGAAAGAACTTATGCAATGAGTGTGTCCTTATAGTTACATTTAGAAGCTAATCATTGTTTTGTGTGCCTGTTATGATTTAACGTTGGAGGATAAGTACGAGTAGGCTGTGAATTCGAGTGTTTCAAGCAAATGAGGCTTTGTGCGCAAATACACAAAATATGATAGCATTTGTGTTTCCTACGACTCGTTCGAGCAATTCCAGCGGGGAGAGAAAGGCAAAGGCAAGGGCTGCCAAAATGCCCAAAACCTCTCCACCGGCCCAAACGATGGAGGGCGATTCGGTGGCTCCACCAAGTCTGTTGGACCACTAACCCAACGTTTTTCAGGCCTTGCGCCCGCCGGCATTGCGTGACCTCAACATGACGTCAACTAGTGGATGGTGGATGGCGGGCACCATGATAGACTAAGTACTGACATTtagtaaacacttaaaaacaacttatttttatagtttcgggtgaaaaaaaaaaactgaaaacgtgaagcaacaaatatgagcttattctcacagtacagcagaaacaagtttttttcaaagcacaacaatatcaaaccagTCATAAGATGACAAAGCCCAACGGCTCTCTGCACTGCTTCACCTAGAATCAATGTTGGATTTCTAATGGTCTGATGATCTTACCGTTGAATTTTCAATAGTAAAAAAAGTTTGTAAATTTTAGCGTTGTGCCATGTGACATACCATGGTACGTCTGATTTCCAAATAGTATGTAAATCAACAACCATGATTAAATCCAacaataaaaatccaaaaaattacttttttttcttttcaattctataaagggatgtgctatctacacacccttttttacttctcatacacctcttgttaatttttgtccgttgatcttcttcaatttatccgatCAGACGGCCGAAAACCAAAAAGatgtgggagaagtaaaaaaaaaaagtgtggatatcacaccccttctATAAATATCCAACCAGCTTCTTCCTTGCTCACACCAcatctcaatatttttttttccgtaCAATCTCctatattttacattttatgcATTATTCCATTGATTTGATACTTATGCATTATTCCATTGATTTGATACTTGCATTCGGTCCTGTGCCGACAACTACATACAAATTATGATTGCAAACCATGTGACTGCAGACAATTCTCAGAAAAAACACGATTTTCTTCATTGCATGGTAATATTATAACCTAGAAACGccttctctctttttcccttGTCATTTTTGCTCATGTTCTTTACCTTATTCATAGGTATCCCGACACAGCAAGGGTGAAAAGCAAGATGATTTATGCAACCTACAAGAACATGTTAAAGGGCGAATTGGACGGCGTACAAGTCGAGCTGCAGGCTACTGATCGGGCTGAGATACCTCTCGATGCTATCAAACGTCGTGCAAACTAAGAAGCCTGTGTTGGGAGTCATTCCCATTCCTCCGTTTACCAACTTAAGCGGAATGCACAGTTCTGCAGGCCCCACGTACAATCAGGAATTCAATTCTTGATATCGCCGAAATTGGATTACCTGGACGAAGGTAGTATTTGGATTCCCGGGGGAAGGCTTCATCCggaatcaaattattcttcccaaaATGCCCTTCGCCTTCAGTACTCCTTTCCATTGCTCCTGCGCTTCACCTTCATCGCCTGCGCCACACCTTCCATCTCCCCATGTAGCCATGCCTTACTCCCCTGCCACTGCCTCACAAAATCCAACCCCCAAATCGGATTCAAGAATTTATCACCCAAACCCCAATAATAAACCCATAGATCCAATGAAGAAATCACTCAAAACCTAGAAAATCTTGAAATTGAGATACTTGGCAGGTAGGAGGGGTGGTGATTATGGGGTAGGTTGAGTGGGAAAGATGAAAGCGAGGGGGTAAAGGGGAGGGAGGAGTTTTTATCTTCTGCTAGGGAAGATGAAAGCGAGGGGTGGTGATTATGAGTGTGTTCGCTTGACTGACCGCCTCACCATTTCCAGCATATAAACTCTCTCCCATTTTAACTCTTCACTTcaatcaaattaataaaaataactaatgaaaatattattaaaaaaaatatgggaaacaaataaaacaaaaagaataagggcattttagtaattatattaatttttattccgATTCaggtgaattagtaaacaacttatatgaattTCGTTTCATTTTTACTTCGATTCcagaaca contains the following coding sequences:
- the LOC137742408 gene encoding actin-depolymerizing factor 1-like; protein product: MANAASGFAVDDDCKLKFLELKAKRTYRFIVFKIDEKKNEVIVEKLGEPAESYEDFTANLPDNECRYAVYDFDFVTAENCQKSRIFFIGWSPDTARVRNKMIYASSKDRFKRELDGIQVELQATDPTEIGLDVIKSRAN